In Antennarius striatus isolate MH-2024 chromosome 8, ASM4005453v1, whole genome shotgun sequence, a single window of DNA contains:
- the LOC137599838 gene encoding phospholipid-transporting ATPase ABCA1-like isoform X1: MAVSTQLGLLLWKNFTYRRRQTIQLVIEIIWPLFIFFILISVRIHYPPYEQHECHFPNKAMPSAGTLPWVQGIICNANNPCFRNPTPGESPGVVGNFNDSIISRLFTDAKKILLYTQNDKSYEGYRELLNALRKLQKNTAGFKLKDFLRDNETLSHFLHHNASLPRHALKQIVEADVNLEKVLTKGFGFHLRDLCNTTPLEEFVHIADRNVSLLTRAIICESSRDWLDKAQNHFLSNLDFLKPIRKDVRSDPKVVQEVAAATDYLLENLGALAVELSSMNSWKDMRKEILYLTANATGSPNQMYQAVSRIVCGHPEGGGLKIKSLNWYEDNNYKALFGNHGNDSDGEPLSSYDNTSTPYCNNMMRNLESSPISRMIWRALKPLLMGKILYTPDTPATQRIIHEVNKTFQELGLLRDLGGMWEEMRPKIWNFMENSEEMDLVRTLLQNNASAAFLNAQLSETEWRVSDISDFLSKVSEDRRPKGSAYTWRDVFNETDQAIQTISRFMECVNLDKLEPVANEERLVNKSMGLLNNQKFWAGIVFPGIAHNNSTDLPPKVNYKIRMDIDNVERTNKIKDGYWDPGPRADPFEDLRYIWGGFSYLQDVIEHGIIRAVTGTKEKTGVYIQQMPYPCYVDDIFLRVMSRSMPLFMTLAWMYSVAIIIKGVVYEKEARLKETMRIMGLNNGILWLSWFISSLIPLLISAGLLVVLLKVGNLLPYSDPGVVFLFLGSFGIVTIMQCFLISTLFSRANLAAACGGIIYFTLYLPYVLCVAWQDYVGFGIKVVVSLLSPVAFGFGCEYFALFEEQGVGIQWSNLLASPLEEDSYNLTTSICLMLFDAFLYGLMTWYIEAVFPGQYGIPRSWYFPFTRTYWRGERQDKNLSSDLSKKGNAEAVCIEEEPGHIEPGVYIENLVKIYSHGKKLAVDGLSLRFYNGQITSFLGHNGAGKTTTMSILTGLFPPTSGTAYILGKDIRTELSTIRQNLGVCPQHNVLFSMLTVEEHIWFYARLKGLPEEQVKAEMEQIVNDVGLPHKRQSRTSTLSGGMQRKLSVALAFVGGSKVVILDEPTAGVDPYARRGIWDLLLKYRQGRTILLSTHHMDEADILGDRIAIISHGKLCCVGSSLFLKTQLGTGYYLTLVKKDYDLTLQSCRNSSSTVSYSKKNEKEDSVSESSSDAGLGSEPESETTTIGKNRHAVVFVTSLSRNIRCKMFSLCFVSPTNSLPADVSLISNVIFKHVSEARLVEDLGHELTYVLPHQSAKDGAFVELFHELDDRLTDLGISSYGISDTTLEEIFLKVAEDSGVDSVELSDGVVATRTRRRHAFGDHQNCLKPFTDDDFDFNDSEGDPESRETDWLSGTDGKGSYQVKGWSLKRQQFVALLWKRFLYARRSRKGFFAQIVLPAVFVCIALVFSLIVPPFGKYPSLPLDPGMYGEQFTFISNDLPEDPHTNKLLGALTEKPGFGTRCMEGESKLNKDCIPIENEWSVPQVSQSVKDMFDKGNWSMENPSPLCACSCEGRKRMLPECPAGAGGLPPPQMKISANDTLQSLTGRNVSDYLVKTYAQIIGKSLKNKIWVNEFRYGGFSLGARSSQLLSHTDQIDDAIAELRRRFDLERGTAADRFLRSLSSFIQGLDTKNNVKIWFNNKGWHSIGSFLNVMNNGVLRASLQAGKDPAKFGISVHNHPLNLTKEQLSQVALMTTSVDVLVSICVIFAMSFVPASFVVFLIQERVNKAKHMQFISGVQPFLYWLANFVWDMCNYIVPATLVIIIFVCFQQDAYVSSTNLPVLALLLLLYGWSITPLMYPASFFFKIPSTAYVVLTSVNILIGINGSVSTFVLELFGSNEIGGINDILKNVFLIFPHFCLGRGLIDMVKNQAMADALERFGENRFRSPLAWDMVGKNLFAMAVEGVVFFFITVLIQYRFCFKARSSTSHLKPIGEEDEDVARERQRILSGAGQTDILELRQLTKIYKRKQKPAVDRLCVGIPPGECFGLLGVNGAGKTSTFKMLTGDSVVTSGEAYLAGKSVNTEIDEVHQNMGYCPQFDAINDLLTGREHLELYAILRGVPEKEVCEVAEWGIRKLGLVKYVDKAAGSYSGGNMRKLSTAIALIGGPPVVFLDEPTTGMDPKARRALWNAILSIIKEGRSVVLTSHSMEECEALCTRMAIMVNGRFRCLGSVQHLKNRFGDGYTIILRVAGPDPDLHPVMEFIERELPGSTLKEKHRNMLQYQLPTSLTSLARIFSMLSKNKELLSIEDYSVSQTTLDQVFVNFAKDQSDEDHLKDVHLNKRDAVVVDISQLNSFLLDSKTRESCV; encoded by the exons ATGGCAGTCTCTACTCAACTGGGTTTACTGCTTTGGAAGAACTTCACCTACAGACGGAGGCAGACG ATCCAGTTGGTGATTGAGATCATCTGGCcccttttcatctttttcatctTGATCTCTGTCCGAATACATTATCCACCCTATGAGCAACATGAAT GCCATTTTCCTAACAAGGCCATGCCCTCAGCGGGTACCCTTCCTTGGGTACAAGGCATCATCTGCAATGCCAACAACCCTTGCTTTCGTAATCCCACCCCTGGAGAGAGTCCTGGGGTGGTGGGAAACTTCAACGATTCTAT AATCTCCCGTCTGTTCACTGATGCCAAGAAGATCCTGCTCTACACCCAGAATGATAAGAGCTACGAGGGATACAGGGAGCTGCTGAACGCCCTCAGGAAGCTGCAGAAGAACACTGCTG GTTTCAAGCTGAAAGACTTTTTACGAGACAACGAGACCCTTTCCCACTTCCTGCACCACAATGCTTCACTTCCTCGACACGCGCTGAAGCAGATTGTAGAGGCAGATGTCAATCTTGAAAAG GTGCTAACTAAAGGTTTTGGCTTCCACCTCAGAGATCTCTGTAACACCACACCTCTGGAGGAGTTTGTTCACATCGCTGACAGAAACGTGTCCCTCCTGACTCGAGCGATCATCTGCGAATCATCCAGAGATTGGTTAGACAAGGCACaaaatcacttcctgtccaaccTGGATTTCCTGAAACCAATCCGG AAGGACGTGAGGTCCGACCCAAAAGTGGTTCAGGAAGTCGCAGCTGCAACCGACTATCTTCTGGAGAACCTTGGAGCTCTTGCTGTCGAG CTTTCCAGTATGAATAGTTGGAAGGATATGAGAAAGGAGATTCTGTATCTAACAGCAAACGCAACGGGCTCCCCGAACCAGATGTACCAGGCTGTGTCACGGATCGTCTGCGGACACCCCGAGGGAGGTGGCCTCAAAATCAAGTCGCTCAACTGGTATGAAGACAATAACTACAAAGCCCTGTTTGGAAACCATGGCAACGACAGTGACGGTGAACCTCTCTCCTCTTATGATAATACCTCCA CTCCCTATTGTAACAACATGATGCGGAACCTGGAGTCCAGCCCCATCTCCAGGATGATCTGGAGAGCTCTGAAGCCTCTGCTCATGGGGAAGATCCTGTACACCCCAGACACTCCAGCAACACAAAGAATCATCCATGAG GTTAATAAGACGTTCCAGGAGCTCGGCCTGCTGAGGGACCTCGGTGGGATGTGGGAGGAGATGAGACCTAAAATCTGGAACTTCATGGAGAACAGCGAGGAAATGGACTTAGTGAGG ACGCTGCTCCAAAATAACGCTAGTGCTGCATTCTTAAATGCCCAACTCAGTGAGACCGAGTGGCGTGTGTCAGACATTTCAGACTTCCTAAGTAAGGTGTCAGAGGACCGAAGACCCAAAGGTTCTGCCTATACCTGGAGGGACGTCTTCAACGAAACGGATCAGGCAATACAGACCATCTCACGCTTTATGGAG TGTGTAAACCTGGACAAGCTGGAGCCAGTAGCTAATGAAGAGAGACTGGTCAATAAGTCCATGGGTCTTCTGAACAACCAGAAGTTCTGGGCTGGAATCGTATTTCCTGGCATCGCCCACAACAACAGCACTGATTTGCCTCCTAAAGTCAACTATAAGATCCGTATGGACATTGATAATGTGGAGAGGACTAACAAGATCAAAGACGG CTATTGGGACCCTGGTCCTAGGGCAGACCCCTTCGAAGACCTTCGATACATTTGGGGAGGATTTTCTTACCTGCAAGATGTCATTGAACACGGAATCATCAGAGCTGTCACTGGAACCAAGGAAAAGACAGGCGTCTACATCCAGCAGATGCCCTATCCCTGCTACGTTGACGACAT ttttctgCGGGTGATGAGTCGTTCGATGCCTCTCTTTATGACCTTGGCTTGGATGTACTCAGTCGCCATCATCATCAAAGGTGTGGTGTACGAGAAGGAGGCGAGGCTGAAGGAGACCATGAGGATCATGGGACTTAACAACGGCATCCTATGGCTCAGCTGGTTCATCAGCAGTTTAATCCCACTCCTGATCAGCGCTGGCTTGTTGGTGGTGTTACTAAAG GTGGGCAACCTGCTGCCTTACAGCGACCCAGGAGTGGTTTTCCTTTTCTTAGGGTCCTTCGGCATCGTGACCATCATGCAGTGTTTCCTCATCAGCACCCTGTTTTCTCGTGCCAACTTGGCAGCTGCCTGCGGTGGGATTATATACTTCACGCTCTACCTCCCTTACGTGCTGTGTGTTGCCTGGCAAGATTATGTCGGCTTTGGAATAAAAGTTGTAGTG agtcttctgtctcctgtggCTTTTGGTTTTGGATGTGAATACTTCGCCCTTTTTGAGGAGCAAGGAGTGGGCATCCAGTGGTCAAATCTGCTGGCCAGTCCGCTTGAGGAGGACAGCTATAATCTGACCACTTCTATATGCCTCATGCTGTTTGATGCTTTCCTGTATGGACTAATGACCTGGTACATCGAAGCAGTGTTTCCTG GTCAGTATGGGATCCCCAGATCTTGGTATTTCCCATTCACAAGGACGTACTGGCGTGGAGAAAGGCAGGACAAGAATCTCTCCAGTGATCTGTCAAAGAAGGGCAATGCtgaag CTGTGTGTATTGAGGAGGAGCCGGGCCACATTGAACCGGGAGTTTACATCGAGAATCTGGTGAAGATCTACAGTCATGGAAAAAAGCTGGCTGTAGACGGGTTGTCTCTGAGGTTCTATAACGGACAGATTACCTCCTTTCTCGGCCACAACGGAGCTGGAAAGACCACAACCAT gtcaATCCTGACAGGGTTGTTTCCGCCCACTTCTGGTACAGCCTACATTCTCGGCAAGGACATTCGCACTGAGCTGAGCACAATCCGACAAAATTTGGGTGTCTGTCCCCAGCATAATGTTCTTTTCAGCAT GCTGACGGTGGAGGAACACATTTGGTTCTACGCCCGTCTGAAGGGCCTGCCAGAAGAGCAAGTAAAAGCTGAGATGGAACAAATAGTGAACGATGTCGGACTGCCCCATAAGCGTCAGTCACGCACCAGCACGCTCTCTG gAGGGATGCAGAGGAAACTGTCAGTGGCCTTGGCTTTTGTCGGTGGGTCAAAGGTTGTCATTCTGGATGAACCAACCGCTGGGGTCGACCCTTACGCACGCAGGGGCATCTGGGACCTGTTGCTTAAATACAGACAAG GCCGTACCATCCTCCTGTCCACTCACCACATGGATGAGGCTGACATCCTGGGTGACCGCATTGCTATCATTTCCCACGGCAAGTTGTGTTGTGTCGGGTCCTCCCTCTTCCTGAAAACCCAACTGGGCACAGGCTACTACCTGACTCTGGTCAAGAAAGACTACGACTTGACACTTCAGTCTTGCAGGAATTCATCCAGCACCGTCTCCTACAGCAAGAAGAACGAGAAG GAGGACAGTGTGTCAGAGAGTAGCTCAGATGCTGGTCTAGGAAGTGAACCAGAAAGTGAAACCACCACAATTGGTAAGAACCGACACGCAGTTGTCTTTGTAACTTCACTTTCAAGGAATATAAGATGCAAAATGTTTTCCCTTTGCTTTGTCTCACCAACCAATTCCCTTCCTGCAGACGTGTCCCTCATCTCCAATGTGATTTTCAAGCACGTCTCTGAAGCTCGCCTGGTTGAAGACCTCGGACACGAACTCACCTACGTCTTGCCCCACCAGTCAGCTAAAGACGGAGCGTTTGTCGAGCTCTTTCACGAGCTGGATGACCGACTCACCGACTTGGGAATATCCAGTTATGGAATATCTGATACCACCCTTGAAGAG ATTTTCCTGAAAGTAGCCGAGGACAGCGGTGTTGATTCTGTTGAGCTTTCAG ATGGAGTCGTGGCGACCAGGACTCGTCGCCGCCATGCGTTCGGAGACCACCAGAACTGCTTGAAGCCCTTCACCGACGATGACTTTGATTTCAATGACTCTGAAGGTGACCCAG AATCCCGTGAGACCGACTGGCTGAGTGGAACAGACGGCAAAGGTTCATACCAGGTCAAAGGCTGGAGTCTGAAGAGACAGCAGTTTGTTGCTCTCCTCTGGAAGAGATTCCTTTACGCTCGGCGCTCCAGGAAAGGCTTCTTTGCTCAG ATTGTTCTTCCAGCTGTGTTTGTATGCATTGCCCTGGTGTTCAGTCTGATTGTTCCTCCTTTTGGAAAGTACCCAAGTCTGCCTCTTGATCCCGGCATGTATGGAGAACAGTTTACATTCATCAG TAACGACTTACCTGAGGACCCTCACACCAACAAACTATTGGGAGCTCTGACAGAAAAGCCAGGGTTTGGGACGCGCTGCATGGAGGGAGAATCTAAACT GAACAAAGACTGTATACCGATTGAGAACGAATGGTCGGTCCCACAAGTCTCCCAAAGTGTGAAAGACATGTTCGACAAAGGCAACTGGTCGATGGAGAATCCCTCTCCTCTGTGCGCCTGCAGCTGTGAAGGACGCAAGAGGATGCTTCCTGAGTGTCCTGCTGGTGCTGGAGGACTTCCACCGCCGCAG ATGAAGATCAGCGCCAATGACACTCTGCAAAGTCTGACCGGCAGAAATGTCTCTGACTATCTTGTGAAAACCTACGCTCAAATCATCGGCAAGAG CCTGAAGAACAAGATATGGGTGAATGAGTTCAG ATACGGAGGATTCTCTTTGGGCGCCAGAAGTTCCCAGCTTCTGTCTCACACAGACCAAATCGATGACGCCATTGCCGAGCTGAGAAGACGCTTCGATCTGGAGAGA ggaaCTGCAGCAGATCGTTTCTTACGTAGTCTCTCCAGTTTTATCCAAGGTCTGGATACCAAGAATAACGTCaag ATCTGGTTCAACAACAAGGGCTGGCACAGCATCGGTTCTTTCCTCAACGTGATGAACAACGGCGTCCTGCGGGCGAGTCTGCAAGCTGGCAAAGACCCAGCAAAGTTCGGCATCTCCGTCCACAATCATCCCCTCAACCTCACCAAGGAGCAGCTGTCCCAAGTGGCGCT GATGACGACATCGGTCGACGTGTTGGTTTCCATCTGCGTGATCTTCGCCATGTCCTTCGTCCCTGCCAGCTTTGTGGTCTTCCTCATCCAGGAGAGAGTGAACAAGGCCAAACACATGCAATTCATAAGCGGAGTGCAGCCTTTCCTGTATTGGCTGGCCAACTTTGTTTGGGATATG TGTAACTACATCGTCCCAGCAACTCtggtcatcatcatcttcgTGTGTTTCCAACAAGACGCTTACGTCTCCTCCACCAACTTGCCCGTGCtggccctgctgctgctgctttatgG ATGGTCCATCACCCCTCTGATGTACCCAGCCTCATTCTTCTTTAAGATCCCCAGCACCGCCTACGTGGTTCTGACCAGCGTTAACATCCTAATCGGAATCAACGGGAGCGTTTCCACATTTGTTCTGGAACTGTTTGGAAGCAAT GAGATCGGTGGCATCAATGACATCCTGAAGAATGTGTTCCTCATCTTCCCACACTTTTGTTTGGGGAGAGGACTGATTGATATGGTGAAGAATCAGGCGATGGCAGACGCTTTGGAGAGGTTTG GTGAAAACCGTTTCCGCTCCCCTCTGGCCTGGGACATGGTGGGAAAGAACCTGTTTGCGATGGCCGTGGAGGGTGtggttttcttcttcattaCAGTCCTTATTCAGTACCGCTTCTGCTTCAAGGCCAG GTCGTCCACCAGTCATCTGAAGCCGATCGGAGAAGAAGACGAGGACGTGGCCAGAGAGCGCCAAAGGATTCTGAGTGGCGCTGGTCAAACGGACATCCTGGAGCTCAGACAGCTCACCAAAATTTACAAACGGAAACAGAAGCCGGCCGTGGACCGGCTCTGCGTCGGCATCCCCCCTGGCGAG TGCTTTGGATTACTGGGAGTGAATGGAGCAGGAAAAACCAGTACATTTAAAATGCTGACAGGAGACTCTGTGGTCACCAGTGGAGAGGCTTATCTGGCTGGCAAGAG CGTAAACACCGAGATCGATGAGGTCCATCAGAACATGGGTTACTGTCCTCAGTTCGACGCCATCAACGACCTGCTGACTGGCAGAGAGCACCTAGAATTATATGCTATCCTGAGAGGAGTTCCTGAGAAGGAAGTCTGCGAG GTGGCAGAATGGGGCATACGGAAGCTGGGCTTGGTCAAATACGTGGACAAGGCTGCTGGCAGCTACAGCGGAGGAAACATGAGGAAACTGTCCACCGCCATCGCTCTCATAGGAGGACCACCTGTAGTCTTTCTG GATGAACCAACGACAGGCATGGACCCTAAAGCCCGTCGTGCTCTGTGGAACGCCATCCTGAGCATCATCAAAGAGGGACGATCTGTAGTCCTAACTTCTCACAG CATGGAGGAGTGTGAGGCACTTTGCACCAGAATGGCCATCATGGTCAACGGCAGGTTCCGCTGTTTGGGCAGCGTGCAGCACCTCAAAAATAG GTTCGGTGATGGATACACCA